A genomic stretch from Sulfurimonas sediminis includes:
- a CDS encoding DedA family protein, whose protein sequence is MEDTFSNLATYGYIGLFLYSLGGGFIGIVAAGVLSFMGKMDLTLSISIAFLGNALGDVLLFWLTRYQKTMMVEGLRKHRRKLALAHILIKKHGDWVIFIQKFIYGLKTVVPIAIALTKYDFKKFAILNVFAAAVWALGFGLSSYYFGAVLSKFALYINDNRWIAPVILLTIGGAVWIYLEKATKKK, encoded by the coding sequence ATGGAAGATACATTTAGTAATTTAGCAACATATGGGTATATAGGACTTTTTTTATACTCTTTAGGCGGTGGGTTTATTGGGATTGTTGCAGCTGGCGTTTTAAGTTTTATGGGAAAAATGGACTTAACCCTTTCAATAAGTATCGCCTTTTTGGGAAATGCTCTTGGCGATGTTTTGCTTTTTTGGCTGACAAGATATCAAAAAACTATGATGGTTGAGGGATTGCGAAAACACAGAAGAAAGTTGGCATTAGCACATATTTTGATCAAGAAACATGGTGACTGGGTTATTTTTATTCAAAAATTCATATATGGACTGAAAACTGTTGTGCCTATTGCCATTGCTCTGACGAAGTATGACTTTAAAAAGTTTGCCATTTTAAATGTTTTTGCAGCAGCGGTATGGGCTTTAGGATTTGGTCTGAGCAGTTACTATTTCGGAGCTGTTTTGAGTAAGTTTGCCCTGTATATCAATGATAACAGATGGATAGCTCCTGTGATTTTGCTTACTATCGGTGGAGCAGTTTGGATCTATCTGGAAAAGGCTACGAAAAAAAAGTAG
- a CDS encoding NAD(P)/FAD-dependent oxidoreductase, which yields MKNYDVIILGAGASGLMCAGSLSKKMRIAIIEGNEKAAKKLKISGGGKCNITNVSVQRNNFDGEERLLKAAFKQFSKDDLLDFLDRNRVALELRKGRYYFCKNSSDDIINVLKKNAKNSEIILNNKVLHVSKSEDFFTVATDKNKYTARKVVVATGGKSFQTLGASDIGLQIAKSFGIGVKEFTPALVGLTLQKEQFWMKELSGLSCYVHVKVADKTLKEEMLFAHKGISGPAILSASLYWKKGEISIDFLPNKNILDLLQKSKKLVSSLIPLPKRLAKALLSAIDFKDKECAKLSQHDKERLKALHNYTFAPAGNFGFSKAEVSRGGVLADALTCNSLESKKVKGLHFIGEVVDVTGELGGYNFQWAFSSAYSCAKFIK from the coding sequence ATGAAAAATTATGATGTAATTATTCTTGGTGCCGGGGCGAGTGGATTGATGTGCGCAGGCAGTCTAAGTAAAAAAATGCGTATTGCTATAATTGAGGGCAATGAAAAAGCTGCCAAGAAACTTAAAATTTCCGGTGGAGGTAAATGCAATATCACCAATGTCAGTGTACAGAGAAATAATTTTGACGGTGAGGAGAGATTACTGAAAGCAGCTTTTAAGCAGTTCAGTAAAGATGATTTATTGGACTTTTTAGACAGAAACAGGGTAGCGTTGGAGCTGAGAAAAGGACGCTACTATTTTTGTAAAAACTCTTCGGATGATATTATCAATGTGTTGAAAAAAAATGCAAAAAACAGTGAAATTATTCTCAATAACAAGGTGTTACATGTAAGCAAATCAGAAGATTTTTTTACAGTTGCGACAGACAAAAACAAATACACGGCAAGAAAAGTTGTTGTAGCCACCGGCGGAAAAAGTTTTCAAACGCTTGGTGCAAGTGATATAGGGTTGCAAATTGCAAAAAGCTTTGGTATCGGTGTGAAAGAATTTACGCCTGCACTTGTCGGGCTCACACTGCAAAAAGAGCAGTTTTGGATGAAAGAGCTCAGCGGGCTGAGCTGCTATGTACATGTAAAGGTGGCAGATAAAACGCTCAAAGAAGAGATGCTCTTTGCGCATAAAGGCATTAGCGGTCCTGCAATACTTTCTGCTTCCTTGTATTGGAAAAAAGGGGAAATAAGCATAGACTTTTTACCCAACAAAAATATTTTAGATTTGCTGCAAAAGAGTAAAAAACTGGTGAGTTCACTTATCCCTTTGCCAAAAAGACTTGCAAAAGCTCTTTTGTCCGCGATAGATTTTAAAGACAAAGAGTGTGCAAAACTGAGTCAACATGACAAAGAGAGATTAAAAGCATTGCACAATTATACCTTTGCTCCTGCAGGAAACTTCGGGTTTAGTAAAGCGGAGGTAAGCAGAGGCGGTGTCTTGGCAGATGCACTTACATGTAACAGCTTGGAATCCAAAAAAGTAAAAGGTCTGCATTTTATAGGCGAAGTTGTAGATGTCACGGGCGAACTCGGGGGCTATAATTTTCAGTGGGCATTTTCAAGTGCCTACAGCTGTGCAAAATTTATAAAATAA
- the rimO gene encoding 30S ribosomal protein S12 methylthiotransferase RimO: protein MSNKLHIVSLGCTKNLVDTEVMMGKLQNFELTDNNEEADVIIVNTCGFIDAAKEESLNTVLSLHDARKEDSLLVMTGCLSERYQEELMEQIPEVDIFTGVGDYDKIDELLVEKKSRFSDEVFLIDGAERVVTGSTYHAYIKLSEGCNQTCSFCAIPSFKGKLNSRDLDSIAKEVEGLVKKGYWDFSFVSQDSSSYLRDQNIKDGLSLLIQRIELIEGVKSARILYLYPSTTSMKLLKNIAKSKVFHNYFDMPIQHINDEMLRIMKRGFGKDKTLELLNYMKSLPNSFVRTSFIVGHPHETEAMFDEMCEFAANFGFDRINVFSYSDEETTSAYDMQDKISEEVKAERAQILGDIAAECTKESLQKEVGKTTQIVIDGESDEHEYLLSARELLWAPEIDGEIYVNDRTLDEDLEFGKIYPAKITELVGNILTATVDNAQKQD, encoded by the coding sequence ATGAGCAACAAACTCCACATAGTTTCACTCGGATGTACCAAAAACCTGGTCGATACAGAAGTGATGATGGGAAAACTACAAAATTTTGAACTCACAGACAATAATGAAGAAGCCGATGTCATCATTGTCAATACCTGCGGTTTTATTGACGCGGCAAAAGAGGAATCACTCAATACCGTGCTTTCACTCCATGATGCACGAAAAGAGGATTCACTTCTTGTGATGACTGGCTGCCTGAGCGAACGCTATCAAGAGGAGTTAATGGAACAGATTCCTGAGGTTGACATCTTTACCGGTGTCGGTGACTATGACAAAATAGATGAGCTTTTGGTTGAGAAAAAGAGCCGTTTTTCTGATGAAGTGTTTTTGATAGACGGTGCTGAGCGTGTTGTCACAGGCTCGACATACCATGCCTACATCAAACTCTCAGAAGGCTGTAATCAGACATGCAGTTTTTGTGCAATTCCCTCTTTTAAAGGCAAACTCAACTCACGTGACTTGGATTCGATTGCCAAAGAGGTTGAAGGACTTGTAAAAAAAGGCTATTGGGATTTCTCTTTTGTTTCACAGGATTCAAGCTCTTACTTGCGTGACCAAAATATCAAAGACGGACTTTCTCTGCTTATTCAAAGAATTGAGCTGATTGAGGGTGTAAAATCTGCGAGAATTCTCTATCTCTACCCTTCAACTACAAGCATGAAACTTTTGAAAAATATTGCAAAAAGCAAAGTGTTTCACAACTATTTTGATATGCCTATCCAGCACATTAACGATGAGATGCTTCGCATTATGAAACGCGGATTTGGCAAAGACAAAACACTCGAGCTCCTCAACTACATGAAAAGCCTGCCAAACTCTTTTGTCCGCACAAGTTTCATCGTCGGACATCCGCATGAAACAGAGGCAATGTTTGATGAGATGTGTGAATTTGCCGCAAACTTCGGCTTTGACCGCATCAATGTTTTTTCCTATTCTGATGAAGAGACAACTTCGGCCTATGATATGCAAGATAAAATCTCAGAGGAAGTCAAAGCCGAGCGTGCACAGATTCTTGGAGATATAGCCGCAGAGTGCACAAAAGAATCTCTTCAAAAAGAGGTCGGAAAAACCACGCAAATCGTCATAGACGGGGAGAGTGATGAGCATGAGTATCTTTTAAGCGCAAGAGAACTTCTCTGGGCACCGGAAATTGACGGTGAAATTTATGTCAATGACAGAACGCTTGATGAAGATTTGGAGTTTGGCAAAATATACCCGGCAAAAATTACCGAGCTTGTCGGAAATATTCTCACAGCTACCGTAGACAATGCTCAAAAGCAAGACTAA
- a CDS encoding SprT-like domain-containing protein has protein sequence MIFNAYKSYQFKHNPLPQTYINQIQAKEQDVLQHMQDNFGFIYRFPIIITDKVPGRLYGLTSYENGKIKIFLNKKVMQESMPYMISDVIPHEYAHALLFKLHQNVAGNGGHSRLWQETCKSLGGKNCRRYVDQKEIIMSKMPFK, from the coding sequence TTGATTTTTAACGCCTACAAAAGCTATCAATTTAAACACAATCCTCTTCCACAAACATATATCAATCAAATACAGGCAAAAGAACAGGATGTTTTACAACACATGCAGGACAATTTTGGTTTCATCTACAGATTTCCAATTATTATTACAGACAAAGTGCCTGGAAGACTTTATGGTCTTACCTCTTATGAAAACGGAAAAATAAAGATATTTTTAAACAAAAAGGTCATGCAGGAGAGTATGCCTTATATGATTTCGGATGTAATCCCCCATGAATATGCCCATGCTCTTCTTTTTAAGCTCCATCAAAATGTTGCGGGAAATGGTGGGCACTCCAGACTTTGGCAAGAAACCTGTAAGAGTCTGGGAGGAAAAAACTGCAGGCGCTATGTAGATCAAAAAGAGATTATCATGTCAAAAATGCCCTTTAAGTAG
- the tilS gene encoding tRNA lysidine(34) synthetase TilS: MLKSKTKKALQTTKNLLAFSAGGDSTALLFLLLENDIKFDIAIVNYGIREQSKEEAAYAKALAKEYGFRCHVHHAQKITANFEANARQIRYDFFESLIQQHNYDTLLTAHHLGDRFEWMLMQFCKGAGCVELAGMQEKTQRNGYMLYRPLLHVSKEELLEYLHKNNIRYFEDASNANEKYTRNIFRHNYTNPLLQKYAQGIKKSFAYMDADVKDLIKDASLQKINELACFKKTPTRRNDIYHIDKYLKSINHLMSGEEKKLLQTQDTLVIGRKYVVAMVAEYILIAPYIKPGNMPKNFKEKMRCLHVEPKLRGYLFTDPEAVEFLSLLLV; this comes from the coding sequence ATGCTCAAAAGCAAGACTAAAAAAGCTTTACAAACAACAAAAAACCTGTTGGCATTTTCTGCCGGAGGCGACTCTACTGCCCTGCTCTTTCTTCTTTTAGAAAATGACATCAAATTTGATATTGCCATTGTTAATTACGGCATACGAGAGCAAAGCAAAGAAGAGGCAGCCTATGCAAAAGCTCTGGCAAAAGAGTACGGCTTCAGATGCCATGTCCATCATGCACAAAAAATTACAGCTAACTTTGAAGCCAATGCCAGACAAATTCGCTATGATTTTTTTGAATCTCTTATACAGCAGCATAATTACGACACCCTCCTCACAGCCCATCATTTGGGAGACAGGTTTGAATGGATGCTGATGCAGTTTTGTAAAGGTGCGGGTTGTGTGGAACTTGCCGGCATGCAGGAAAAAACACAGCGTAACGGTTATATGCTTTACAGACCACTGTTACATGTAAGCAAAGAGGAGCTGCTTGAATATTTACATAAAAACAACATTAGGTATTTTGAAGATGCGAGTAATGCGAACGAAAAGTATACACGCAATATCTTTCGCCATAACTACACAAATCCTCTTTTACAAAAATATGCCCAGGGTATCAAAAAAAGTTTTGCCTATATGGATGCGGATGTAAAAGATTTGATAAAGGATGCTTCTTTACAAAAGATAAATGAACTCGCCTGCTTTAAAAAAACACCTACAAGAAGAAATGACATCTATCATATTGACAAATATCTCAAATCAATCAATCATCTCATGAGCGGCGAAGAAAAAAAACTGCTACAAACTCAAGACACTCTAGTCATAGGAAGAAAGTATGTGGTGGCAATGGTGGCAGAGTATATTTTGATTGCACCCTATATAAAGCCCGGCAATATGCCAAAAAACTTTAAAGAAAAAATGCGCTGTTTACATGTAGAGCCGAAATTACGGGGCTATTTATTCACAGATCCAGAAGCAGTAGAGTTTTTATCTTTGTTATTGGTATAA
- the pckA gene encoding phosphoenolpyruvate carboxykinase (ATP) — protein sequence MSITKELEDLGLKNVGKIYHNLDYDELIKHELENGEVRKTKTGATAVDTGIFTGRSPKDKYFVDREPSNKYIAWGDVNQKISEEIFNELLDLSREQLSGKNLYVTDVYSGASPASKKSIRFVTEIAWQSHFVKNMFIRPTPSELESFKSDFTVLNACKAVNDKWKEHGMNSEVFVLFDIERNMAIIGGTWYGGELKKGIFSMMNYWLPLDGKLSMHCSANVGERGDTALFFGLSGTGKTTLSTDPKRALIGDDEHGWDDYGVFNFEGGCYAKVINLDAKSEPEIYGAIKKDALLENVVMHDDGEVDYDDGSKTENTRVSYPIEHIKNHKPDLMAGHPENIIFLSADAFGVLPPVSKLTREQAMYYFLSGYTAKVAGTERGITEPVATFSACFGEAFMTLHPTVYAKLLGEKIDKHNVNVYLVNTGWTGGGYGVGKRMSLKDTRACINAILDGTINESEFDTTETFRLQVPKTLGDINPDLLNPRNAWEDKEAFDRTRDKLADMFVENFKRYQDADSEFDFSAAGPKVEK from the coding sequence ATGAGCATAACAAAAGAATTAGAAGATTTAGGACTTAAAAATGTCGGAAAAATTTATCATAACCTTGACTATGATGAATTAATCAAGCATGAACTTGAAAATGGTGAAGTAAGAAAAACCAAAACAGGTGCAACTGCTGTAGATACAGGTATATTTACAGGCCGTTCACCCAAAGACAAATATTTTGTTGACCGTGAACCATCTAATAAATACATAGCATGGGGAGATGTCAATCAAAAAATCAGTGAAGAAATTTTCAATGAGCTTCTGGATCTTTCCCGTGAACAGCTTTCCGGAAAAAATCTTTATGTGACTGATGTATACAGTGGTGCAAGTCCCGCTTCAAAAAAATCTATTCGTTTTGTAACAGAGATTGCCTGGCAGTCTCATTTTGTTAAAAATATGTTTATTCGCCCTACTCCTTCCGAACTTGAGTCATTTAAATCTGATTTTACTGTTTTAAATGCCTGTAAAGCTGTCAATGACAAATGGAAAGAACACGGCATGAACTCTGAAGTTTTTGTTCTCTTTGATATAGAAAGAAACATGGCGATAATCGGTGGTACATGGTATGGCGGTGAGTTGAAAAAAGGTATCTTTTCAATGATGAACTACTGGCTGCCGCTTGACGGAAAACTCTCCATGCACTGTTCTGCAAATGTTGGAGAACGCGGAGATACTGCTCTGTTTTTTGGTCTTAGCGGAACCGGAAAAACAACACTTTCAACAGATCCGAAACGCGCCCTCATCGGTGATGATGAACATGGCTGGGATGATTACGGTGTCTTTAACTTTGAGGGGGGATGTTATGCAAAAGTCATTAACCTTGATGCAAAAAGTGAACCTGAAATTTACGGTGCAATCAAAAAAGATGCACTTTTGGAAAATGTTGTCATGCATGATGACGGTGAGGTTGACTATGATGACGGTTCCAAAACCGAAAACACCCGTGTTTCCTATCCTATTGAACATATAAAAAACCACAAGCCTGACCTAATGGCAGGACACCCTGAAAATATTATCTTTCTCTCTGCCGATGCGTTTGGTGTACTCCCTCCGGTTTCAAAACTGACCCGAGAACAGGCAATGTACTACTTCCTCAGCGGATACACTGCAAAAGTTGCAGGAACAGAACGTGGTATCACGGAACCTGTTGCAACATTCTCTGCATGTTTCGGTGAAGCATTTATGACGTTGCATCCTACAGTATATGCCAAACTTCTCGGCGAAAAAATCGACAAACATAATGTAAATGTTTACCTTGTCAACACAGGTTGGACCGGTGGAGGATACGGTGTCGGAAAACGCATGAGTTTAAAAGACACCCGTGCATGTATCAATGCCATACTTGACGGTACAATCAATGAAAGTGAATTTGATACAACAGAGACATTTAGACTGCAGGTACCTAAAACATTAGGTGACATCAACCCTGACCTTTTAAACCCTAGAAATGCCTGGGAAGACAAAGAAGCCTTTGACAGAACCCGCGACAAACTTGCAGATATGTTTGTAGAAAACTTTAAAAGATACCAGGATGCCGACAGTGAATTTGACTTCTCTGCAGCAGGTCCAAAGGTAGAAAAGTAA
- a CDS encoding group III truncated hemoglobin: protein MQYQTITKKNIRIMVDRFYSSVLKDDLIADFFIEKLGDEMISDEWQHHLNLLTDFWASMTTADNSYNGTPIKPHLDMQGLNRESFQRWLELFSQTIDKLYEEETANIFKTRGEMIAKNFIKQLKL, encoded by the coding sequence ATGCAATACCAAACTATTACAAAAAAAAACATTCGCATTATGGTTGACCGCTTTTACAGCAGTGTGCTCAAAGACGATCTTATCGCTGATTTTTTCATTGAAAAGCTGGGTGATGAGATGATTTCGGACGAATGGCAGCATCATCTTAATCTTCTGACAGACTTTTGGGCATCAATGACAACAGCCGACAACAGTTATAACGGTACCCCTATAAAGCCGCACCTGGATATGCAGGGTCTTAACAGGGAAAGTTTCCAAAGATGGCTGGAACTTTTTTCTCAAACTATCGACAAACTCTATGAGGAAGAAACAGCCAATATTTTTAAGACCAGAGGTGAAATGATTGCAAAAAATTTCATAAAACAGTTGAAACTTTGA
- the uvrB gene encoding excinuclease ABC subunit UvrB, producing the protein MKKKPEFKVVSPYEPAGDQPTAIKKLSDSILKGNRYQTLEGVTGSGKTHTMARVIENVKMPTIIMTHNKTLAAQLYSEFRQFFPNNHVEYFVSYYDYYQPEAYIPRQDLFIEKDSAINDELERLRLSATANLLSYDDVIVIASVSANYGLGDPEEYQNMVQALAVGDEIAQKKLLLRLVEMGYSRNDSYFDSGHIRVNGESLDIYPPYFEQEAIRIEFFGDEIEAIYTFDVIDNKKLEEHKSVTIYATSQFSVSQEKMAVAIKRIEEELDERLAYFQKEGKLVEYQRLKQRVEFDLEMLQTTGMCKGIENYSRLLTNKKPGEAPFTLLDYFEQNHKEYLVIVDESHVSLPQYRGMYAGDRARKEVLVDYGFRLPSALDNRPLKADEYINKAPHYLFVSATPSEYELEMSAVKAEQIIRPTGLLDPVIEIKPSDNQVEDIHDEIKKTIVKDERVLITVLTKKMAEALTKYLADLGIKVQYMHSDIDTIERNQIIRSLRLGEFDVLIGINLLREGLDLPEVSLVAILDADKEGFLRSETALVQTIGRGARNENGRVILYANKMTGSMQRAIDKTNARRAIQEAYNKKHGITPKTTKRALDENLKVEDHGGLYQKYKKQDKIPPSERKAMIKELSLKMKEAARELNFEEAARLRDEITKIKKL; encoded by the coding sequence ATGAAAAAGAAACCAGAATTTAAAGTAGTATCACCCTATGAACCAGCAGGTGATCAACCGACAGCTATAAAAAAACTCTCCGACTCCATACTCAAAGGGAACCGCTATCAGACACTTGAGGGTGTGACAGGGAGCGGTAAAACCCATACGATGGCACGCGTTATAGAGAATGTAAAAATGCCGACTATCATTATGACGCATAATAAAACGCTTGCTGCGCAGCTTTACTCAGAATTTCGTCAGTTTTTTCCAAACAATCATGTCGAATATTTTGTTTCTTATTATGATTACTATCAGCCTGAAGCCTACATCCCGCGTCAGGATCTTTTTATAGAAAAAGATTCTGCCATCAATGATGAACTCGAACGTCTCCGCCTTTCTGCTACAGCAAATCTACTCTCTTATGATGATGTGATTGTTATCGCTTCTGTTTCTGCAAACTATGGTCTTGGTGACCCGGAAGAGTACCAAAATATGGTGCAGGCTTTGGCAGTAGGTGATGAAATAGCACAAAAAAAACTTTTGCTTCGTTTGGTTGAAATGGGCTATTCGAGAAATGATAGCTATTTTGACAGCGGACATATTCGAGTCAACGGAGAGAGTCTAGATATCTATCCGCCTTATTTTGAACAAGAAGCCATTCGTATTGAATTTTTTGGTGATGAGATAGAAGCGATTTATACTTTTGATGTGATTGATAATAAAAAGCTTGAAGAGCATAAAAGTGTCACGATCTATGCTACTTCACAGTTTAGTGTTTCGCAGGAAAAAATGGCTGTGGCTATCAAACGCATAGAAGAAGAACTCGATGAGCGGCTGGCATATTTTCAAAAAGAGGGTAAACTTGTTGAGTATCAAAGACTCAAACAGCGTGTCGAATTTGATTTGGAGATGTTGCAGACAACCGGAATGTGTAAGGGAATTGAAAACTATTCAAGACTTTTGACAAATAAAAAACCAGGAGAAGCCCCTTTTACATTGCTTGACTATTTTGAGCAAAACCATAAAGAGTATCTTGTGATTGTCGATGAATCCCATGTTTCACTGCCACAGTATCGAGGGATGTATGCAGGAGATAGAGCTAGAAAAGAGGTGCTTGTTGATTATGGCTTTCGCCTACCTTCAGCCCTTGATAACCGTCCGCTAAAAGCAGATGAGTACATAAACAAAGCACCGCATTACCTTTTTGTATCAGCCACGCCTTCTGAATATGAACTTGAAATGTCAGCGGTCAAAGCCGAACAGATTATTCGTCCCACAGGACTGCTTGATCCGGTTATAGAGATAAAACCATCAGATAATCAGGTAGAAGACATCCATGATGAGATTAAAAAGACCATTGTCAAAGACGAACGGGTTTTAATCACAGTGCTGACAAAAAAAATGGCAGAGGCCTTGACAAAGTATCTGGCTGACTTGGGTATTAAAGTACAGTATATGCACTCTGATATAGACACCATCGAGAGAAACCAAATCATCCGTTCTTTGCGCTTGGGTGAATTTGATGTACTTATAGGAATAAATTTACTGCGTGAAGGTCTTGATTTGCCTGAGGTTTCTCTTGTGGCAATTTTGGATGCGGACAAAGAGGGCTTTTTGAGAAGTGAAACGGCGCTTGTGCAGACTATAGGACGCGGAGCGAGAAATGAAAATGGTCGGGTTATTCTGTATGCAAACAAAATGACAGGTTCTATGCAAAGAGCTATCGACAAAACAAATGCAAGACGAGCAATTCAAGAAGCGTATAACAAGAAGCATGGCATAACGCCAAAAACAACAAAACGGGCTCTAGATGAAAATCTTAAAGTTGAAGATCATGGGGGACTCTATCAAAAATATAAAAAACAGGATAAAATACCGCCAAGTGAAAGAAAAGCAATGATCAAAGAGCTTTCTTTAAAAATGAAAGAGGCAGCCCGTGAGCTTAATTTTGAAGAAGCAGCAAGACTGCGTGATGAAATTACAAAAATTAAAAAACTTTAA